In Phragmites australis chromosome 24, lpPhrAust1.1, whole genome shotgun sequence, the following are encoded in one genomic region:
- the LOC133907238 gene encoding protein FAR1-RELATED SEQUENCE 5-like — protein MAYGQVGSMLMFFQDKIIENPSFQYALQMYCEEQIANIFWANTKMITDYAHFGDVVSFDTMFGKNKESRPFGVFVGFNNFRETIVFGAALMYDETFESFKWLFETFLKAHNGQQPKTMYTDQDFAMGKAVGEVFPEAWHGLCTFHIMQNAIKHLTQEKNEESSVLSYFSACMYEYEDEAKFEEAFDMMRKKVSKQTWLDSIYKLKEKWVECYMKDVFTLGMRSTQLSESLNNNLKFHLKSNFDIIRFLKHFERVVQGKRNNELNSEFDSRKKLPRIKMRTPMLLQASKLYTPVIFEAFQGEYERSMAACTKALDGNNEYLVAIASFEGDLIFEEEYKVIGDPLDQTVEQEAGEEALYVGATAQVANDSASKVKEESGEYTVLNSFTQLLTGPINDNLLTEELF, from the exons TAGCATGCTTATGTTTTTTCAAGACAAAATTATCGAGAACCCATCTTTCCAATATGCATTGCAAATGTATTGTGAAGAACAAATAGCAAACATATTTTGGGCTAATACTAAAATGATCACTGACTATGCACATTTTGGTGATGTTGTTAGTTTTGACACTATGTTtggaaaaaataaagagagcAGGCCTTTTGGTGTGTTTGTTGGATTCAATAATTTTAGAGAAACAATAGTTTTTGGTGCAGCTCTtatgtatgatgaaacatttGAGTCCTTCAAGTGGCTCTTTGAGACCTTTCTAAAAGCACATAATGGGCAGCAACCTAAAACAATGTATACAGATCAAGATTTTGCAATGGGAAAAGCAGTTGGGGAAGTTTTTCCAGAAGCATGGCATGGACTGTGCACCTTTCACATTATGCAAAATGCTATCAAACATCTAACTCAAGAGAAGAATGAAGAATCAAGTGTTCTCTCATATTTTAGCGCATGCATGTATGAGTATGAGGATGAGGCAAAATTTGAAGAGGCATTTGACATGATGAGGAAAAAGGTGAGCAAGCAAACTTGGTTGGACAGTATATACAAGTTGAAAGAAAAATGGGTTGAATGTTATATGAAGGATGTTTTCACACTAGGAATGAGAAGTACACAATTGAGTGAGAGTTTGAACAATAACCTGAAATTTCATTTGAAATCTAATTTTGATATCATTCGATTTCTTAAGCATTTTGAAAGGGTGGtgcaaggaaaaagaaataatGAACTGAATTCGGAATTTGATTCAAGGAAAAAATTACCTAGAATCAAAATGAGGACACCTATGTTGTTGCAAGCTAGCAAGCTTTACACACCTGTTATATTCGAAGCTTTTCAAGGTGAATATGAAAGATCCATGGCAGCATGCACCAAGGCATTGGATGGAAATAATGAATATCTTGTAGCAATTGCCAGTTTTGAGGGAGATTTGATctttgaggaggagtacaaAGTTATTGGTGATCCTTTGGATCAAACAGTT GAACAAGAGGCTGGGGAAGAAGCACTCTATGTTGGTGCAACAGCACAAGTGGCAAATGATAGTGCTTCTAAGGTCAAGGAGGAGTCTGGAGAATACACAGTCCTTAATAGCTTCACTCAACTCTTGACGGGACCAATCAATGATAATCTTCTTACTGAAGAATTATTTTAG